One Pseudomonas syringae CC1557 genomic window, TTGGTCATGCCTTCAAGGGTGTGCAAGTGCGTCCCGGCGCGAAACGCCGAGGTGGCATCGGCCAGTGGCCAGCGCTCACGAATCAGTCGTGCATCCCGTGCACCGGACAGGTAACCCGCGCGGGTGAACATTCCGCGTGCCTGCTCCCGGCCAAGACGTTCGATGATCTCGCGGCGCAGGTTGCCGAAAGACGAACTGTGGAGCAGCAGCATGCGCTGATCGTTGAGCCAGATGCGGCCGTCCTCGGGCGAGAAAAACAGGCAGCCGGTCAGCTCTTCGGCGGTCGGTGAAGCGCTGGCGCCCGGCTGTGTGCTGTCGCCGCGCGGCGAGAAGTGCTCAGTGGCGACGCTGTGATCGGGAAGTTGGCAGTGAGGAGTGTTCATGGTCTGACCTCGGACCGGCGATAGTATTCAAATGATCATGTGGCTTGCAGGTTATTAATCACGAGCTGATCAAATGAGCAAGTTCGGGGAGCCGGTCTGGTTATCTTTTTAGTTTTTAAAAAACGTTTAATGGTCGCAAGGCCCTTTGCCAGAGCGGCTCAGCGCTAATATGACAACGTCGTGGCAATCCCGGCACAGGCTTTGCTCTGGAAGAATTACGGCGCGTGCTGTCCAGTTGAATGGAGTGCAGGCGATTACAACCATAAAAGCCGGAGTCTGAACATGTCAGCGTCTGATGCCACCCCTCTTTTGCACTGCGCGATTGAAGCCGAATGCGTCTTCAATGGCGGCTGGATTCCTTCTTCCGCGCCAAGCGTGCCGGTCATCGAACCGGCAACCGGCGAATTACTGATGAACACTGCCATGGCAGACGCAGCCGATATTGCGGTTGCCTGCCGTGAAGCCGCGCTTGCCCAGCCAGCATGGGCTGCCATGGGGCCGCGCGAAAAAGCCGAAATATTTCTTCTCGCGGCTGATCATGCGGTGTGTGCGTACGATGAGTTGTCACTGTACGTGGCCCGCGAAACGGGAGGCAGCCTGCACAAGGGGCAGCATGAAGTGAACGAATGCATCGTACTGCTGCGTCAGGCGGCGGGCATGCTTTCACAGGCGCATGGCCACGGCTTGATGCTGCCCGGTGCAGCAGGTCGTCTGTCGTATGCGCGTCGAGTTGCGCATGGCGTCGTGGGGGTCATCTCACCGTTCAATTTTCCGCTGGTACTGTCCCTGCGCTCTGTAGCCCCGGCGCTGGCCGCGGGCAATGCCGTGGTCCTCAAGCCTGACCCGCAGACCCCGGTCAGTGGCGGGTTCCTGATCGCCCGGCTGTTCGAGGAGGCGGGCCTGCCCAAGGGCTTGCTGCACGTTCTGCCGGGTGGGGCGGACGCAGGTGAGGCGCTGTGTCGCGATACCAACGTGCGGATGATCACCTTCACTGGATCGACTGCCGCAGGACGTAAAGTCGCCGAAGTGGCCGGGCGCAATCTGAAAAAGGTCTCGCTGGAACTGGGCGGCAAGAATCCGCTGATTATCCTCGAAGACGCCGACCTGGACTTGGCCGCCAGCAATGCCGCGTTCGGCGCCTGGCTGCATCAGGGGCAGATCTGCATGGCCACCGGGTTGATTCTGGTTCACGAGTCGATCGCTGCCAGCCTGACCCGCAAGCTGGCGGACAAGGCCCGGGCGCTGACAGTGGGTAATGCGGCGCGTGGTGAAGCTGCGCTGGGCCCCCTGATCAATCAGCGCCAAGTGCAGCACGTTCATCAGGTGGTCAGCGACAGCCTGCACGCGGGAGCTCAACTGGAAACCGGTGGCGAATACGACGGTCTGTTCTACCGGCCGACCGTGCTCAGCAACGTGAAGCCCGGCATGCGTGCGTTCGAAGAGGAAATATTCGGGCCGGTGGCCGTGGTGGCGAGTTTCGCCAACGATGAGGAGGCCATCGAACTGGCCAATCGTTCGGAATACGGGCTGGCGGCTGCTGTCATTTCTCCCGATGTGGGACGTGCGACGGCGATTGGCGACCGGCTCCGGTGCGGCATGCTGCACATCAATGATCAGACCGTGGCGGATGAATGCGTCAACTCGTTCGGCGGCCGGGGTGCCTCGGGCAACGGTGGTAGCGCAGGCAGCCCTTCGGACTGGGATGAGTACAGTCAATGGCAGTGGGTAACGGTCAAGCAAAAAGCTCCGACCTATCCTTTCTGAGCTTCGCGGCAGTTTCTGTTTTAGACAGGATGTGTTTCAAACAAGACGTGATTCACAACAACAATAAGAGCGCGTGATTATGAACCTGAACAGCAAAACACTGATCATCACTGGGGTGTCATCCGGCATTGGCGCGGAGGTGGCACGACTGGCCCGCTTCCAGGGCGCCAGGGTTATTGGCATCGACCGCCATGAGCCACAACTCACCGTGGACGGCTTTTTTCAGGCAGACCTGGGCGACCCGGACAGCATCAATGCGCTGGTCGAGCAGCTGCCACGGCAGATCGACGGGCTGTGCAACATTGCCGGCGTGCCCGGCACCGCACCGGTCAAGGCTGTGGCCGAGATCAACTACCTCGGCTTGCGGCATCTGACCCAGTGTCTGCTGCCGCGCATCTCGCCGGGCGGCAGCATCGTCAATGTCTCGTCGATACTGGGCTCGCAGTGGGCCGAGCGTCTGGAGCTGCACAAGGCGCTGGCGACCACTGAAAGCTACAGCGAAGGGCAGCAGTGGCTGGCGGCCAATCCGGTCGCGCAGGACAGTTGTTACCAGTATTTCAAGGAAGCATTGATTGTCTGGAGCTTTCAGCAGTCTCAGGCATGGTTTCGCGAGAAATCCGTCAGGGTCAACTGCGTCGCACCGGGGCCAGTGTTCACGCCTATTCTGGGCGATTTTGTGAGCATGATCGGTGAAGCACGGGTAGCTCGCGACAGCCTGCACATGAAGCGCCCGGCGCTGGCCGATGAAGTGGCTGCGGTGATCGCATTTCTCTGTTCTGACGCGTCGCGCTGGATCAACGGCGTCAACCTGCCAGTGGACGGAGGGCTGGCAGCGTCTTACGTGTAAAGGCCTGGCAGGCTGCCCCCCTGACGGCGCGGTCGCGACGTCGGGGCGCTTGAAAATAACAACAATAAGTACAGGAATCACAAGATGCAGAAGTCTATCTTGCGTACCGTTGCGACCACTTCACTGGTTGCGTTGTCATCGACTGCTTTTGCCTATGACTTGCCTGGCCTGAACCTGGGCAACACCAGCTTCTACGACGGATCGCCAGCCCCGGCGGGGCCAGGCTGGTATCTGGAGGAGTACCTCAGCGCTTCCAGGGCCGACCGTTTCAACGACGTCAACGGCAATAAGCTGCAACTTCCCAAACAGGACGTCGATGCTCTGGCAATGACGACGCAGATTATCTATGTCGGCCAGCCGCTGGCCAATGGCGCGATGCCGGGGATTACCGCGATCAACACTTCACTGGCCCATGTCGATGTGGACGATGGGTTGGACAACACGGTGCTGAGCTCGCGAGCTGGTTTTGGCGATGTGGTCATCGGGCCGTTTCTGCAACTGCCGACCCTGACTCGCGCTGACGGCAGCCCGTTGCTGACTCAGCGCATCGAAGCGGATATCTCCGTTCCGGTGGGCGCCTACAACCGTAATCGCTCAATCAATCCTGGCAGTAACTTCTGGTCCTTCAACCCTTACTACGCTGCGACGTACTGGTTTTCGTCAAAATGGTCGGCCAGCGGGCGTTTCATGTACTTGTGGAACGGCAAGAACGACGACCCCCAGGCAGGTTTTGGTAATGTCTCCGACACCCAGGCGGGTCAGGCACTGCATGCCAACCTGACCCTGCAATATGCCGTGAACGAGCAACTGTCACTGGGTTTGAACGGTTACTGGCTCAAGCAATTCACCGATACCCAGGTGGACGGGCACGACGTCAGCGGCCGCAAGGAAAAAGTCTGGGCCATCGGGCCGGGGTTTTTGTATGCGTTCAACAAAGAGAACGTGCTGTCGGTCAACAGCTACTTTGAACAGGGCGCGGAAAACCGTACCGAAGGCAACAAACTGGTGCTGAATTTCCTGCACAAGTTGTAGCCGTCACACAGGACTCTCGTGCCGATGCGCAGCACTCAGCGTGATACACAAGTATTCTGGCCCAAGGCCGTAGGAGCGAACCGGGCGACGCTTTGCTCATTCGCGAAGACCCAGGTAGGAACTCCCTGCGTCTGGCGGCGGTACCGGCCTCTTCGCGAGCAAGCTCACTGTGTATAACGCTGAGTGCGGAGCACCGGTACGAGATCCGGCCGCGATCAGCCAGCCGTTTTGAACGCGCGCTTTTCGACTGGCAGTGATCGTGACAACACCGTGATCGCCGCCAGTGCCGCAATCACCAGGCCTGGCGACGTTGCCAGCAGCACTCCAGTAGTTCCGGCTCCAGCCGCCAGCAGTTGTCCGGCAGCCAATGGTCCGGCGACCGAGCCCAGGCGACCGATGGCCACCGCAGCGCCGACTCCGGTGGCGCGTACCGAGGTGGGGTAGGCGGGCGGTGCCAGGGCATACAGCACCAATTGCGCAGCGATGACAAACACGCCGGCAGCAAAACCGGCGACCGCCATCGGCACTATGCCGACCGACAGCCCGACACCTGCCAGCGCAGCCAGCAGGCCTGCATAGACAAACAGCACCACCTTGATGCCGTTGCAACGGTCCAGCAGCACGCCACCCAGCAATGAACCCAGCGCTCCGCCGATGTTGAACAGCATTTGCACCATGCCCGCCTGCGGCTTGCTGAAACCCTGGCCGATGAGCAGCGAAGGCAGCCAGTTGAGCAGCATGTACATGACGGTCAGGGTGAAGAAATAGCCAACCCATAGCGCCACTGTCGTGCGGCCACGGCCTTCGCCAAACAGCGCGTTGACGGCTGAGTGTCGAACCGCCGATGTCTGCTCTTTGAAAACGCTGGATTCAGGCAACAACAGAATCATCAGCGGAACCACCAGCAGAGGCGCCAGGCCACCAATGATAAAGGTAGTCTGCCAGTGTTCGCTGGTGAACATCGCCACCACCGCGGCCAGTGCGCCGCCCAACGGAACGCCCGAGTACATGACGCTGATGGCAACCCCGCGATGGCGTTCGCTCACGGCCTCTGCGCACAGCGCAATCAGGTTGGGCAGAGCAGCACCCAGCCCCAGACCGGTCATGAAGCGCACCAGCAACAGGCCTGAATAGGTTTCGATGTAGGCAGTGCTCAGCGAAAAGACCCCAAACAGCAGCACTGCACTGACAAGGATATTCTTGCGACCAATGCGATCAGCGATCCAGCCGCCGAAAAAAGCCCCAGGCAGAAGGCCGATGATGCCGGCGCTGAATACCCAGCCCATCATTTTTGGATCAAGTGCGAAGGTCTCGCGCAGGCCTGCCGCTGCTGTACCGGCAGCCTGCAGGTCGAATCCTTCGATAAGCGCGACGATAAAACACAAGACGATAGTCAGCGTCGAGCGACGCAGCGAACGGTTCATGGCAAGCCTCATTGTTGTTTTTGTCGGGTGGCGAAGTCTGTAAGTGAGCGCTGATCACAGCGTCGGTACAGGTGCTCATCAAGGTAACAAAAATAACTAAAAAATGAAGCTGAGCTTTTTATTCGTGGGATTCAGGATTTAACGCTTTAAAAGCATTGAGTTAAGGGGCCTATCTGCCAGGCCCGTTTAAATAGTTAATTTTATTAATGTTCGATTATCGATCACTCTGCATTGACGGCGACGCCGATTCTCTCAATTCTCTGCCCTCGGGCCAGCGTCATGCGGGACCGAATCCAAAAACAACAACAATAACTGGACATCAATCATGCCGAAGCTCAACAGAGGGGCTGTATCCGCCGTCAATTCGTCTGCTACCTGTCGAGGCATTGCACTCGGCCTGTTGGGTATCAGCGTGTTTCCCGAGCCATTGCTAGCCGAGGGCTTTCTGGAAGACAGCCACGGCACGCTGACCTTGCGCAACTATTACATGGATCGTGATTACAAGGATGAGGGCGCGAAGACCGCTACGCGAGAGTGGGCGCAGGGCTTCATCATGAATGTGGAGTCGGGTTTTACCAACGGACCAGTAGGTTTCGGTCTCGATACGCGGGGCCTGGTGGGCGTCAAGCTGGACTCTGCGCCGGATCGCAGCGGCACCGAATTGCTGCCGGTTTCCGCCAGCAGCGGGCGAGCCGCTGACGAATATTCAAGGCTGGCGTTGACGGGCAAGCTCAAGTTCCGTGAAACCACGGTCAAGACCGGCGATGTGTCGATTTTCCTGCCTTTTGCGTTTGCCAGCCCGTCGCGGTTGCTGCCCCAGACCTTTCGCGGTACGACCATCACCTCAAAGGAAGTCGATGGGCTGACCCTGAACGCGGGCTACATCGATCGCCTCAACAAGCGCGACTCCAGCAACTATCAGGCGATCAGCATCGCCTCACCGAATCGGCGCTTCAATGGTGCGGCAACCTCATCCCACATGGGCTATGCCGGGGGTGACTACCAGATCAGCAAGGAGCTCAGCGTGCGCGCTTATCACGCCGAAGTGGACGACCTCTACACCCAGGATACGCTTGCCATGCTGCATAAACTGCCGGTGGGTGACGGCGTATGGACCACGGATCTACGCAGCTTTTTCAGCCGTGATACGGGCAGCGCAAAGGCTGGCGAGGTGGACAACCAGAACCTCTCGGCGCTGTTGGGCTATAGACTCGGTGGGCATAGCGTCAGCCTCGGCTATATGCATTCCAGTGGCGATACGGCGACGCCTTACGTGTCCGGCACCGAACTGATGGGGTTGAGCGAGATGACCATGAGTTCGGACTTCCTCAATGCCAAGGAGCGCACCTGGCAGGCCATTTATGATTACGACTTCACGGCAGTGGGCATCGTCGGCCTGCGCAGCCGGCTGCGCTATGTGCGCGGTGACAACATCGAGCTGGCCGCTTTCAATGCCGATGACCGCAAGGAGCGCGAGTTTCAGATGGAGCTGGGTTATGTGGTGCAAAGCGGACCGCTGAAAAATGTCAGCCTGCTGGCCCGCAAATCGATCTATCGCAATGACTTCCCGGCAGGTGCGGCCTTTCGCGATGAGAACCAGACTCGCTTTGTGGTGCAGTACAGCCTGCCCATCTGGTAAAGGGCGGCGGGCGGCTTATGATTGGTAAACCTTTTTCAGCAGACGCAGCAGGTCCTGGCGTTCCTGATCGTTGAGTGCTGACGTGGAATCCAGATCGCTGTCGATGGCGATCTGTTTCAGTTCGCGCAGCAATGTTTCACCGGTCTTGCTGAGAAAGATGCCGTATGAACGCTTGTCCGGCTTGCAGCGCACCCGTACAGCTAACGCACGGTTTTCAAGTTTGTTGAGCAATGGCACGACCTGCGGCGGCTCAATCGCCAGCGCCTTGGCAAGATCAGCCTGCATCAGACCGGGGTTCTGTTCGATGATCGCCAGCGCGGAGAACTGGGCAGGCCGCAGATCGTGCGCTGAAAGGCGTCCGATCAGGTTCTGGAAGAGCTTGAGTTGTGCCCTGCGCATGGCGTAACCGATCAGATCATCCAGTGCGGAGTCTGTAGGCGACGGAGACTCTTCAATCTGTGCAGTCGCCTGGCAGACATCGTCGAAGTCGGGTGGCTTGGCCATTGAAAATGCGGTCCTTTCATTGTGGGTTCAGCAGATAAGCCATGTAGTTTGCCGGGGTTGGCAGATGCTGGCTATGGGCATACGCGGTTGTGACCGCCATATCCAGAGTGAGTGCCGTGATTTTACTCGATCTGAATAATAGTTAATTGACATAACTATATTTGTCACCTAGTTTTGACTCATCCACGAATCAAGAACAAGAGAGCACCGCCATGAGCAAGTACGAAGGTCGCTGGACAACCGTCAAGGTCGAAATCGAGCAAGGTATCGCGTGGGTCATTCTCAACCGGCCGGAAAAACGCAATGCCATGAGCCCGACCCTTAACCGGGAAATGATCGATGTGCTGGAAACCCTTGAACAGGACCCTGACGCAGGTGTTCTGGTGCTGACCGGTGCGGGTGAAGCCTGGACGGCCGGCATGGACCTCAAAGAGTACTTTCGAGAAGTGGATGCCGGTCCGGAAATCCTCCAGGAAAAGATCCGCCGCGAGGCTTCTCAATGGCAGTGGAAACTGCTGCGCATGTACGCCAAGCCGACCATCGCCATGGTCAACGGCTGGTGTTTCGGCGGTGGTTTCAGCCCATTGGTCGCTTGCGACCTGGCGATCTGCGCCGACGAGGCAACCTTCGGTTTGTCGGAAATCAACTGGGGCATTCCACCCGGTAATCTGGTGAGCAAGGCGATGGCCGACACCGTGGGCCATCGACAGTCGCTGTACTACATCATGACCGGCAAGACCTTCGACGGTAAAAAAGCCGCCGAGATGGGCCTGGTCAATGAAAGCGTGCCGTTGGCGCAACTGCGTCAGGTGACTATTGACCTGGCACTCAACCTGCTGGAAAAGAACCCGGTGGTGCTGCGCGCCGCCAAGCATGGCTTCAAGCGTTGCCGTGAGCTGACCTGGGAGCAGAACGAAGACTACCTGTACGCCAAACTTGACCAGTCGCGCCTGCTGGACAAGGAAGGCGGTCGCGAACAGGGCATGAAGCAATTCCTGGATGACAAAAGCATCAAGCCCGGGCTGGAGGCCTATAAAAGGTAGCCTTTAGCTGCAAGCTGTGGCCTTGAGCTTGAGGCTTGCGGCTTGAAACGTGAAGCTGTTCCCCTGATAAGAGGAATTACCATGCTGGACGTGCCCCTGTTGATTGGCGGCCAGTCGTGCCCGGCGCGTGACGGACGTACGTTTGACCGCTGTAACGTAAGCGCTCCACAAACCCCATCTAACCAAAGACGACGGTGCGTCTAGGAATGCAAACGAGGCGTACAGTTCCACGGCAGCAAGGCTTCGTAATCTTCAACCGAGGTCGCCAGTGGTAGCCGTTCTAATGCGTGGCGCAGCCACGCATAGGGCTCCTGGCCGTTGGCTTTAGCCGTCTCGACCAAGCTGTAGAGTTGAGCACTGGCCTTGGCACCCTTGGGGGTATCGCTGAATAGCCAGTTCTTGCGTCCGATCACAAACGGTCTGATCGCACGCTCTGCCGCATTGTTGTCGATGGGCAAAAATCCAGCTTCGGTATAGCGCAGCAGCTTTTGCCAGTTGCTGGCTAGATAACTGATCGCCTTACCCAGCGCATTTTGCGCCGTGACGTGAGGCAGCGTTTTCTCCATCCAGGTGTGCAACTGAGTCAGCACCGGTACGCTGTTTTGCTGGCTAGATAACTGATCGCCTTACCCAGCGCATTTTGCGCCGTGACGTGAGGCAGCGTTTTCTCCATCCAGGTGTGCAACTGAGTCAGCACCGGTACGCTGTTTTGCTGGCGAGCTTCATAACGCTGCTCATCGCTGCCTTCTTTCAACGCCCGCTCGATACCGTAAAGCTTGTTGATCAAATTCAGGGCAACATCAGCCGCCCGGTTTTGCCCTTGGGCTGCACTTTTTGTGCTTCTACGAACTTGCGACGAGCATGCGCCCAACAACCCAAGCGCTCGACACCGGCTTGCGCTCCAAGCGCGTTGTAACCGGCGTAATCATCAGTCATCAAGTAGCCACGATAGCCTTCTAGCAGGCGCGTCGGTACCTCCTGCGCACGGCTGGTTGAGTAGTCGAAAAGAACAACAGGCTGATTAGGCGGGCCTCCAGTTTGTACCCACATCCAGGATTGACTGGCGGGCTCTCGATCAGGCTCTTTATTAACCTGCACTCGCGTCTCATCGCAGTGGATGACACGACTTTCCAGCAGTCGATCCCGCATCAAGTTGAGCAAGGGTTGCAGATGCTCGCCGCACTGAATCACCCAGCGCGCCAACGTTTGTCGAGGAATATCCATGCCGTGGCGGCCCAACACTTTTTCAAAGCGGTGAAGCGGTAAACCATCTACATATTTAGTGGTAAGCAGCATCGCCAAAACGCTAGGGCTGGCCATGCTCTTCTCGATCACTTGCGCAGGTTTATCAGCAGTGACCGGGGCTGTTTCGCAGTCGCGGCAGGCATAGACTTTTCGGATGTGTTTGATCACGCGGATCTGCATCGGCACGATTTCAAGCTGCTCGCTGACTTCTTCGCCAATGGTGTGTTTGCGGCAGCCACAAACGCAGGTCAGTTCGTGCTCATGCAGTTCGTGGATGACTTCGACGCGGGGTAAATCGGCAGGCAAAGGTTTGCGCTTGCCACGGCGCCTGGTCGGAGCAACGACCTCTTCATCTGAAGCTTCGTCCACAGGCTCGATGACGCTTTCTACTTCATTGAAGAGGGCCAGTTGCGGCGTTGCCGCATCAGCTGTTTGCTCGGACTTACGTCCGAACAAACGCTGAAGCAGGAGGGCATTCTGTTCTTGTAGCCGAATAATCTTTCCCTTATCCAACTGACGCTCGTCGAACATCTGCCCAAGCAGTTGCTTGAGCAGAACGGGATCATCTGGAAGGTTTTCGGGCACGGAATTCATGCCCTGGATTATACCGAATCAGGCTACGAATCGCGGCGTCAAAACTTGATGAGGACGGTTGCGCCAGAGGTCAAAGCCATCGAGCATCCAGTTGAGTTCCTGAACCGTCAGGACAATCGCTTCGTCGGTGGCGTCTGGCGATGTTTTGAATCGTTCGGACTCCAGACGCTTGAGCCAAAGGCAAAAGCCATTGCGCTCCCAGTACAAGATCTTCACGCGGTTGCGTGGCTTGTTGAGGAAGACGAAAAGTACTGGATCAAAGACGGCGACCTTGATGTCCAGTTCGACCAATGCCGCCAGACCGTCGATAGACTTTCGGAAGTCCACAGGCTTGGGTACAGATACACTTTTTCGACTTTGGCATCGGGTCGCATCATGGCGAGCTGGCTCCTGAGGGAATCGGGATCACAGCTTCCGGATCAGCTAAGCACTTTGAATGTGGGGTTTATGGAGCGCTTACGCTGTAACCCGGTAACTGGCGAGGTGGTTTCGCGGATTGCTGCAGCGACTGTCGAGGATGCAGATGCGGCCGTGGCTGCGGCCCAGGCTGCTTTTCCCGGCTGGGCGGCAATGGCGCCCGGCGAGCGCCGTGACCGTTTGCTCAAGGCTGCCGAGCAGTTGCAGGCTCGCAGTGCCGAGTTCATTGCGGCTGCCGGAGAAACCGGAGCAATGGCCAACTGGTACGGTTTCAATGTGCAGTTGGCCGCCAACATGCTACGTGAAGCCGCGTCGATGACTACTCAGATCACTGGCGAGGTGATTCCCTCCAACGTTCCTGGCAATTTTGCCATGGCTTTGCGCCAGCCTTGCGGTGTGGTGCTCGGCATTGCTCCGTGGAATGCACCGGTGATTCTCGCCACTCGGGCCATCGCCATGCCGTTGGCCTGTGGCAATACGGTGGTGCTCAAGGCATCGGAGATCAGCCCCGCTGTGCATCGGCTGATTGGCCAGGTGTTGCAGGATGCCGGGCTGGGTGACGGTGTGGTCAACGTGATCAGCAATGCACCTGCCGATGCAGCGGCGATTGTCGAACGCCTGATCGCCAATCCTGCGGTGCGTCGGGTCAACTTCACCGGTTCCACCCATGTGGGGCGCATCGTTGGAGAACTGTCGGCACGGCACCTGAAACCTGCACTGCTGGAACTGGGCGGCAAGGCACCGTTTCTGGTGCTGGACGATGCCGATCTGGATGCCGCAGTCGAAGCGGCGGCATTTGGGGCTTATTTCAACCAGGGCCAGATCTGCATGTCCACCGAGCGCCTGATTGTCGATCAGAAAGTCGCCGACAGCTTTCTCGCCAAGCTCACAGCAAAGATCGAAACCTTGCGTGCCGGTAATCCGCATGACAGTGATTCGGTGCTGGGTTCGCTGGTGGATGTCAGCGCTGGCACACGTATCAAAGCACTGATCGACGATGCCGTCGGGCTGGGTGCGAAGCTGGTGACTGGCGGCCAATTGCAGGGCAGCATTCTGCAACCGACGCTGCTCGACGGTGTGACTGAGCGCATGCGCCTTTACCGCGAAGAGTCGTTCGGGCCGGTCGCTGTGCTGATACGCGGGGAAGGGGACGAGGCGCTGCTGCGGCTGGCCAATGATTCGGAATTCGGCCTGTCGGCGGCGATTTTCAGCCGTGACACCAGTCGTGCGCTGGCATTGGCCCAGAGGGTCGAATCGGGCATCTGCCATATCAACGGGCCGACCGTACACGACGAGGCGCAAATGCCCTTCGGCGGGGTCAAGTCCAGCGGTTATGGCAGCTTCGGCGGCAAGGCCTCAATCGAGCATTTCACTCAGTTGCGATGGGTGACCTTGCAAAACGGGCCACGGCACTACCCTATTTGATGTTCCTTGTGCTGACAGCAATGTCTTGTAGCCGATACGTTGCCGTCAGTTAGCCATACATAACAATAACAAGGCTGCAGCCAGGTGCTGCTGCGCTCATGTCAGCCGGCCATGTGCCGGCTGGCGAGCGCGCCCTTGATGGAGAGAGCGCACGTGAGTTCCGAAATCAGATCGTCATCCCAGCAGAGTGAAGCCTGCGAGCCTCGCTACCGTGAGGTTGCCATCGGCCACCCGGCCATCGAAGTTCGCGAAGAACAGGGCATTCTGCACATGCGTGCACTTGAGCCGCTCGCGGAATACCCCGACCGATTGCTTGAACGGTTGGTGCATTGGGCCAACGTGCGCCCACAACAGACATTCATCGCTGCCCGCGATAGCCTGGGCGGCTGGCGCAAGGTCAGTTACGCGGACATGCTGACTGACGTCCGGGCCATTGCACAGAGCTTGCTTGATTACGGTTTGTCAGCCGAAAACCCGCTTGCGCTGCTGTCGGGCAACGACATCGAGCATCTACAGATAGCCTTGGGAGCGATGTACGCCGGGATTCCCTATTGCCCGGTTTCACCGGCTTACTCGGTCATGTCCCAGGATTTCGCCAAGTTGCGCCATGTCTGCGACGTTTTGCAGCCGGGCTTGATCTTTGTCAGCGATGCAGCGCTTTTTCAGCGCGCCATCGAGGCTGTGATTCCGGCCGACACCCCCCTGATTGCTGTAAGAGGACAACTGAGTGGCAGGCGCCAGGTGAGTTTTGCCAGCCTCCTGGAGCAGCCCGGAGGCCCTGAAGCCGAGGCCGCTTTTCAAGCCAGCGGGCCGGACAGTATTGCCAAATTCCTGTTCACGTCGGGCTCGACCCGACTGCCCAAGGCGGTAGTCACTACTCAGCGCATGTTGTGCGCCAATCAGCAGATGCTGCTGCAGACTTTTCCAGTGTTTGGCACAGAGCCTCCGGTGCTGGTGGA contains:
- a CDS encoding OprD family porin, translated to MPKLNRGAVSAVNSSATCRGIALGLLGISVFPEPLLAEGFLEDSHGTLTLRNYYMDRDYKDEGAKTATREWAQGFIMNVESGFTNGPVGFGLDTRGLVGVKLDSAPDRSGTELLPVSASSGRAADEYSRLALTGKLKFRETTVKTGDVSIFLPFAFASPSRLLPQTFRGTTITSKEVDGLTLNAGYIDRLNKRDSSNYQAISIASPNRRFNGAATSSHMGYAGGDYQISKELSVRAYHAEVDDLYTQDTLAMLHKLPVGDGVWTTDLRSFFSRDTGSAKAGEVDNQNLSALLGYRLGGHSVSLGYMHSSGDTATPYVSGTELMGLSEMTMSSDFLNAKERTWQAIYDYDFTAVGIVGLRSRLRYVRGDNIELAAFNADDRKEREFQMELGYVVQSGPLKNVSLLARKSIYRNDFPAGAAFRDENQTRFVVQYSLPIW
- a CDS encoding coniferyl-alcohol dehydrogenase, whose product is MNLNSKTLIITGVSSGIGAEVARLARFQGARVIGIDRHEPQLTVDGFFQADLGDPDSINALVEQLPRQIDGLCNIAGVPGTAPVKAVAEINYLGLRHLTQCLLPRISPGGSIVNVSSILGSQWAERLELHKALATTESYSEGQQWLAANPVAQDSCYQYFKEALIVWSFQQSQAWFREKSVRVNCVAPGPVFTPILGDFVSMIGEARVARDSLHMKRPALADEVAAVIAFLCSDASRWINGVNLPVDGGLAASYV
- a CDS encoding p-hydroxycinnamoyl CoA hydratase/lyase, translating into MSKYEGRWTTVKVEIEQGIAWVILNRPEKRNAMSPTLNREMIDVLETLEQDPDAGVLVLTGAGEAWTAGMDLKEYFREVDAGPEILQEKIRREASQWQWKLLRMYAKPTIAMVNGWCFGGGFSPLVACDLAICADEATFGLSEINWGIPPGNLVSKAMADTVGHRQSLYYIMTGKTFDGKKAAEMGLVNESVPLAQLRQVTIDLALNLLEKNPVVLRAAKHGFKRCRELTWEQNEDYLYAKLDQSRLLDKEGGREQGMKQFLDDKSIKPGLEAYKR
- a CDS encoding benzaldehyde dehydrogenase — its product is MSASDATPLLHCAIEAECVFNGGWIPSSAPSVPVIEPATGELLMNTAMADAADIAVACREAALAQPAWAAMGPREKAEIFLLAADHAVCAYDELSLYVARETGGSLHKGQHEVNECIVLLRQAAGMLSQAHGHGLMLPGAAGRLSYARRVAHGVVGVISPFNFPLVLSLRSVAPALAAGNAVVLKPDPQTPVSGGFLIARLFEEAGLPKGLLHVLPGGADAGEALCRDTNVRMITFTGSTAAGRKVAEVAGRNLKKVSLELGGKNPLIILEDADLDLAASNAAFGAWLHQGQICMATGLILVHESIAASLTRKLADKARALTVGNAARGEAALGPLINQRQVQHVHQVVSDSLHAGAQLETGGEYDGLFYRPTVLSNVKPGMRAFEEEIFGPVAVVASFANDEEAIELANRSEYGLAAAVISPDVGRATAIGDRLRCGMLHINDQTVADECVNSFGGRGASGNGGSAGSPSDWDEYSQWQWVTVKQKAPTYPF
- the mhpT gene encoding 3-(3-hydroxy-phenyl)propionate transporter MhpT, with product MNRSLRRSTLTIVLCFIVALIEGFDLQAAGTAAAGLRETFALDPKMMGWVFSAGIIGLLPGAFFGGWIADRIGRKNILVSAVLLFGVFSLSTAYIETYSGLLLVRFMTGLGLGAALPNLIALCAEAVSERHRGVAISVMYSGVPLGGALAAVVAMFTSEHWQTTFIIGGLAPLLVVPLMILLLPESSVFKEQTSAVRHSAVNALFGEGRGRTTVALWVGYFFTLTVMYMLLNWLPSLLIGQGFSKPQAGMVQMLFNIGGALGSLLGGVLLDRCNGIKVVLFVYAGLLAALAGVGLSVGIVPMAVAGFAAGVFVIAAQLVLYALAPPAYPTSVRATGVGAAVAIGRLGSVAGPLAAGQLLAAGAGTTGVLLATSPGLVIAALAAITVLSRSLPVEKRAFKTAG
- a CDS encoding SphA family protein, whose amino-acid sequence is MQKSILRTVATTSLVALSSTAFAYDLPGLNLGNTSFYDGSPAPAGPGWYLEEYLSASRADRFNDVNGNKLQLPKQDVDALAMTTQIIYVGQPLANGAMPGITAINTSLAHVDVDDGLDNTVLSSRAGFGDVVIGPFLQLPTLTRADGSPLLTQRIEADISVPVGAYNRNRSINPGSNFWSFNPYYAATYWFSSKWSASGRFMYLWNGKNDDPQAGFGNVSDTQAGQALHANLTLQYAVNEQLSLGLNGYWLKQFTDTQVDGHDVSGRKEKVWAIGPGFLYAFNKENVLSVNSYFEQGAENRTEGNKLVLNFLHKL
- a CDS encoding MarR family winged helix-turn-helix transcriptional regulator; amino-acid sequence: MAKPPDFDDVCQATAQIEESPSPTDSALDDLIGYAMRRAQLKLFQNLIGRLSAHDLRPAQFSALAIIEQNPGLMQADLAKALAIEPPQVVPLLNKLENRALAVRVRCKPDKRSYGIFLSKTGETLLRELKQIAIDSDLDSTSALNDQERQDLLRLLKKVYQS